Below is a window of Ruegeria sp. THAF33 DNA.
TGCGTTTTGTTGCCTCTGGGGGCGAAGCAGACATGTACGCTTTGCGGCTGGCGCGTGCCTATACCGGGCGCGACAAGATCCTCAAGTTCGAAGGGGGGTATCACGGAATGAGCGCCGAGGCGCAGATGAGCCTGGCCCCCAGCCGCCGGGTCAATTTCCCGCAGGCCGTTCCCGACAGCGCCGGTATCCCCCAAAGCGTGGCCGAGCAGATGCTGATCGCGCCTTTCAATGATCTTGACGCGGTGGCGGCGCTGCTGGACGAACATGATGATGTCGCTGCGATCATGGTCGAACCCTTGCAGCGGATCATCCAGCCCGAGCCGGGGTTTTTGCAGGGCTTGCGGACCTTGTGCGACAAATTTGGTGTGCTGCTGATTTTTGATGAGATCGTCACCGGGTTCCGTCTGGCTTACGGCGGCGCACAAGAGCGATATGGCGTGACCCCGGATATCTGTACGCTTGGCAAGATCACCGGTGGTGGCTTCCCTCTGGCGGCATTGGGTGCCAGCACCGAGATCATGAAGCATTTCGACAAATCGAAAGTCGGAGAACAGGGCTGGCTGATGCAGTTGGGCACTTTGTCCGGCAACCCCATAGCCTCAGCGGCGGGGCTGAAGACGATGGAGGTTTTGCGGCGCGACGGCACCTATGAACACCTGCGCTCGATTGGGAGGCAGTTGCAGCAGATGCAATCGGACGCTTTGAATGAGGCGGGCATCGCCCATCGCATCTGCGGTGACGAGACCTTGTTCGACATTTATTTCACCAAGGCCGAATGTCGGGATTATCGCAGCGCAAACCATGATGATCCGCAGCGCAATGCCACTTACAATGCAACGTTGCGGGCGCATGGGGTCTTCAAGGCTCCGGGCAAACTGTACCCGTCGCTGGCGGTTACCGAAGCGGATCTGGAACAGACCAGAGAGGCCGTTCGTCACGCCGTTGACGCGATTTCCTGAACGCGGGTCTGGCACAACGCAATCTGGCACAACGTAAACGGGTCGCTGTTAAACTCAACAGCGACCCGCTACCTTTGGAAGCCGGGGGTCAGCCTCGCCCCCTCGAATACTGATTAAAACACCGGCAATCTGAAAACTTTTCGATACTTTCGAGACTGACCCGACTTCCTCTTCGGTATGTCACAGTAATGCCTGATCGCGCCGCCTGCTACAGTGATCAAGTTCACACTAAACGAATTTATTTTGAATTTTTCCAATCGAATAGATCAGGCCCCGCCTGTTCAAGCAGTTCAGCCGCCATCGCGCGGGCCATCTCAGGCCCATCCTCGACGGGGCCGGTCATATCCCTGCTGGCGGTTTCCGTTCCGTCCGGGCGTAGCACTTCGCCCCGCAACCTTAGGGTGTCGCCGTCAAGTTCGGCAAGGCCGGCGATCGGGGTTTCGCAGGACCCGTCCAGCGCGGCCAGCAATGTGCGTTCAGCCGCCAGACGCCATCCCGTTTCGGTGTGATGAATCGCGTCCAGCATTTCGGCCGCGCGCATGTCGTCGCTGCGCCGTTCGATGCCGATGGTGCCCTGCGCGATCGCCGGCAGCATGTCGTCAGGGGAAATGGCGCTGGCCGGAACCTCATCCATTCCCAAACGGCGAATGCCTGCCATTGCCAGAAACGTGCAATCGGCAACCCCGTCTTCAAGCTTTTTCAGCCGTGTCTGCACGTTTCCGCGAAACTCGACCACTTTCAGATCCGGCCTCCGGTTCAGCAGCTGCGCCCGCCGCCGCAAGGACGAGGTGCCCACAACGGCGCCTTCGGGCAGATCGTGGATCGAGCCCAACCGCGGTGAGATGAAGGCGTCGCGCACATCCTCGCGCGGCAGGAACGTATCCAGGACCAGCCCTTCGGGTTGTTCAACGGGCATGTCCTTTGTTGAATGAACGGCGATGTCGATCTCGGCGCGCAGCATCGCCTCTTCGATTTCCTTGGTGAACAAGCCCTTGTTGCCGATTTCCTTCAGCGGTCGATCCGCGTCGATCATGGCGCGATTGTCACCGGTCGTCTTGATCACTACGATTTCGAACGCATCCTGTGGCAGATCAAAGGCATCGCTCAGGCGTTCGCGCGTTTCATAGGCCTGAGCCAGAGCCAGCGGCGAGCCACGAGTGCCGATTCTGAGGGGCGATGCGGGGGTGGGCAGGGTCAAAGTCATGTGCACAGCTTTAGTCGCGTCACATTGCCCTGACAATGGGGGCTGAGCTTGACAAATTGCCGCCGAAGGACGACCCGTTGCCAAAACCTGAATGCTGGGGACAAACATGGCCGAGACAAAGAAGCTGCTGCGGGCGCTGGCGGGCGAAGTACAGGATGTGCCGCCGATCTGGATGATGCGTCAGGCGGGTCGGTATTTGCCGGAATACCGGGCCACACGTGCTCAGGCCGGGGATTTCCTGTCACTGTGCTACAATCCTGAACTGGCAGCAGAAGTTACCTTGCAGCCAATTCGGCGATATGGGTTCGATGCGGCGATACTGTTTGCCGACATCCTTCTGGTGCCACAGGCGCTGGGGGCTGATCTTTGGTTCGTGACAGGTGAAGGCCCGCGTTTGTCCACCATCACGCAGCAGGCCGAGTTTGATGCGTTGAAGCCTGTTGACGCGATTCACGAGACATTGTCACCGGTTTACGAGACGGTGCGCATTCTTTCGCGGGAATTGCCGTCGGAAACCACCTTGATCGGATTCGCAGGTGCGCCGTGGACTGTGGCCACGTACATGATTGCAGGGCGCGGCACGCCGGATCAGGGTCCCGCGCATGCGTTGCGCGAAGGTGATACCGCTTTGTTCGAGGCGCTGTTGGACCGCATCACCGCAGCAACGATTGAATATCTGTCCGCTCAGATCGACGCCGGTGCCGAGGTGGTCAAGATATTTGACAGTTGGGCGGGGTCTTTGAAGGGCGAAGCCTTCCGAAAATACGCGGTCGAGCCGTGCCGGGTGATCACGCAGGCCATCAAGGAACGTCATCCCGGCATCCCCGTGATTGGATTTCCGCGGGAGGCAGGCGACGGGTATATCGGGTTTGCAAGGTCGACCGGCGTGGATTGCGTGGCGCTGGACAATTCCGTGTCGCCCGAATGGGCGGCTGAGAACGTGCAGATTGATGGCTGTGTACAAGGCAATCTGGCGTCGTCGCACATGGTTACAGGCGGGCAGGCGCTGGTGGATGAGACCCGGCGCATCGTTGAAGCGTTTTCCAAGGGGCCGCATATTTTCAACCTCGGCCATGGGATCACTCCGGATGCCGACCCGGACAACGTTCAGCTGATGATCGACACGGTGCGCGGCGGATAGAGCGCGTGGGAGGGGGCCAGCCCCCTCTTGGCCGCTGGCCAATTCACCCCCGGGATATTTCTGGCCAGATGAAGAGTGTGTCAGGTGCTTTCCGGGGCTTGGAGTTCGTTCAGGATCTCGGCGGTGTGTTGACCGCGCGCCGGGCTGGGCTTTGGTTGCCACTGGTGTGTGGAAAAGCGTGGGGCGGCGGCGGCTTGTAGGGTGCCGTCGGTCTGGCGCCAGGATCGACGGGCTGCATTCATCGGGTGGGCTGTGGCCTCGTCGGGGCTGAGTACCGGTGCGACGCAGGCGTCTGACCCGTCGAACAGTTTGGCCCAATGGTCGCGCGGCCTGGACGAGAAGATTTCGGCCAGGCGCTGGGTCAGGTCGGGCCAGAGCTTGCGGGTGTACTGCTGTTGGAATGCCCGGTCCCGGGACAGCCCCAGGATTTCAAGAAATCGGGCGTAGAATTTTGGTTCAAGGCATTGGACCGAAACAAATCCGCCGTCCGCGCAGGTGTAGGTTCGGCTCCAATGCGGACCGTCCAACAGGCTTTGGCCGCGGGTTTCAGACAGGTTTCCGGTTTGGCGCATGGTCATCAGAAGGTTCATCATATGGGCCGAGCCGTCGTAGATAGCGGCGTCGACCACGGTGCCTTTCCCGGTTCTTTGTGCGTTGATCAAACCTGCCAGGATGCCCGTGACAAGGTACATGGCGCCTCCGCCGATATCGCCGACCAGGGTTGCAGGGGTTTGAGGCGGCTGATCCGGGAGAGAGGCGTACCAGAGCGCACCGGACAAGGCGATGTAGTTCAGGTCATGCCCAGCCGTGTCGGCCAGCGGACCATCCTGCCCCCAGCCTGTCATGCGGCCATATATCAGTTTTGGGTTGCGGGTCAGGCAAAGATCCGGGCCAAGTCCCAGCTTCTCCATCACGCCGGGGCGAAAGCCTTCGATCAGTGCGTCTGCCGTGTCAATCAGGCGACGGGCGGTCGCCAGATCTTCGGGATCCTTCAGATCAAGCGCGATCGATCGTTTGCCGCGGTCCAGAAGCGAGCGGTCCGGCATGCCCGGTGTTACTGCCTGGCCTTTGCGGTGGATCGTGATGACGTCGGCGCCCAGATCAGCTAGCTGCATGGCGGCAAACGGGCCGGGGCCCAGCCCTTCGATTTCGACTATGCGTATTCCATTCAGCATCGGCGCCCTCCGTTGTGGAAGAGTTTGCGGGTGGGTTGACGGATTGCAAGTTGGAATTGAGCATGGTTCTGACAACCATTACAGAATGCGCAGCACGTTGTGCGAAATTGACCTGTTACAGGCTGGTTCCGCGCGATAGGGTCTCGGTCGGAACGGGGAACGGATATGACGACCATTTTGTCCATCAAAAACCTTCGCAAGTCTTACGCGGATGGGTTCGAGGCGCTGAAAGGTGTGTCTCTGGATATTGAAGAGGGTGAGATACTTGCGCTTCTGGGACCAAATGGCGCCGGAAAGACAACCCTGATTTCGACGATTTGTGGAATTACGACTCCGACCTCGGGGGTGGTCACGGTTGGCGGGCATGACACACAGTCCGATTATCGCGCAGCGCGCAGGATGATAGGGCTTGTGCCGCAAGAGATCGCGTTGGAACCGTTTGAAAAGGTCTGGAACACGGTCCGGTTGTCGCGTGGGCTGTTCGGGCTTGGCAAAGACAGCGCGCGGATCGAAGAGATTTTGCGCAAGCTGTCCCTGTGGGACAAGCGCAACAACGCGATCAAGGAATTGTCCGGCGGCATGAAGCGGAGGGTGCTCATCGCCAAGGCCCTAGCCCATGAACCTCGGGTGCTTTTTCTGGACGAGCCGACTGCCGGAGTGGATGTCGAGTTGCGCAAGGACATGTGGGAGCTTGTGGCGGAACTGAAACGGGACGGTGTCACCATCATTCTGACCACACATTATATTGAAGAAGCAGAAGCGATTGCGGATCGTGTCGGCGTCATCGACAAGGGAGAGCTTTTGCTGGTGCAGGACAAAGACACACTCATGTCGCAGATGGGAAAAAAGCAGATCGAAGTCATGCTGACCGAACCCATCGACCGAATTCCCGATAGTCTGGTCAGCCACAATCTGGCTCTCAACGGCGCGGGTGATTGTCTGATCTATACCTACGATACCCATGCGGATCGTACCGGCATAACGACCTTGCTGAATGACGTGTCCGAGGCCGGGTTGGTGTTGCGCGACGTGCAGACCAGGCAATCAAGCCTGGAAGAGATCTTTGTCAATCTGGTATCTGGAGAGGCCGCATGAACTGGACCGCGATCGCTGCCATCTACCGGTTCGAAATGGCCCGTTTCTTTCGCACTCTGGCACAGAGCTTTCTGTCGCCGGTTCTGTCGACGTCGCTTTATTTTGTGGTGTTTGGCACCGCCATCGGCAGCCGTATCCAAGAGGTCGAGGGCGTTTCATACGGTGCGTTCATCGTGCCGGGGCTGATCATGTTGTCGGTGGTGATGCTGTCGATTTCGAACGCGTCGTTCGGAATTTACTTCCCCAAGTTTCTGGGCACCATCTACGAGCTGTTGTCCGCTCCGGTCAATTTCATCGAGATCGTGATCGGATATGTCGGTGCCGCCGCAACCAAGGCGTTGTTCGTGGGGTTGGTGATATTGGTCACCGCGACGTTTTTCGTCGATATTCGGATCGAGCATCCATTCGCCATGGCCGCGTTTCTGATCCTGTCCTGTCTCAGCTTTTCGTTGCTGGGATTCATCATCGGCATCTGGGCCAGCAACTTCGAGCAGATGTCGCTGGTGCCGCAGTTGGTGGTGACGCCACTGATCTTTCTGGGGGGTACGTTTTATTCGATCTCGATGCTGCCGCCATTGTGGCAGACCATCACGCTGTTCAATCCCGTGGTCTATCTGATTTCGGGTTTCCGCTGGTCCTTTTACGGGCTGGCAGATGTGCCGATCGTTTTCAGCCTTCTTGCCATTGTCGCGTTTACAGCTCTGTGCTTGGCGGTTATCGGCTGGATATTCAAAACCGGCTGGCGCATTCGCAGCTGACCCTCGCCAAGGCGTTGCATTTTTGCCCATCGGGTGTGTGAATTTGGTTCACGTCGCGTTTAACGCCGGCAGAGTCCCTTGTTTACGGGTTGGGGGCACTCTACATCGGCACCCATGAAGCTCAGCCTGCCGTTCGTAAAAAAGCACCCTTGCGTGGCCGTTGTCCGTTTGTCCGGTTCCATTGGAATGGCCGGTCGCGGGTCCTTGAACGATACCACCCTGGCCCCGGTTCTCGACAAGGCGTTTCGAAAGGGTAAACCTGCGGCTGTCGCGCTCGAGATCAACTCTCCGGGCGGGTCGCCCGTACAAAGCTCTTTGATTGGCGCCCGAATTCGGCGCTTGTCGGAAGAGCTGGACGTGCCCGTGATCGGGTTTGTCGAAGATGTTGCGGCATCCGGAGGGTATTGGCTGGCGGCCGCCGCGGATGAGATCTGGGCCGACGACAGTTCGGTTCTTGGCTCGATCGGAGTCATTTCGGCAGGTTTTGGCGCGCATGTCTTTCTGGCGCGGCAGGGGTTTGAGCGGCGCGTGCATACGGCGGGCCAGTCGAAATCCATGCTGGACCCGTTTGCGCCGGAAAAGAAAGAGGATGTGGCCCGCCTGCAAGGTTTGCTGGGGGATATCCACGAAAACTTCATCGCGCATGTCAAAGCCCGCCGAGGTGACAAGCTGGATCACAGTGCCGATCTGTTCACGGGTGAAGTCTGGCTGGCGCGTCGCGCGCATGAACTGGGTTTGATCGATGGTATCGCCCATCTGAAACCCAAAATGCAGGAACGCTTTGGCGACAAGGTCAAGTTCCGCCGTTATGGCTTGCGCAAACCAATCTGGTCGCGGTTCGGGGCCAACCTGGCAAAGGATGCCATCGCCGGATTAGAGGAGCGTGCGGCCTACGCGCGTTTTGGTTTGTGACGTGATCATCAAGGCTGTCACACTTTTTCTGATTGGCATGGGTGTCCTGGCGATGTTCGGCAAACTGCGCTTTCCGGGGCAGAAGAAACTGAGTTCCGCCAAGTGTCCGCGCTGCGGACGGTTTCGCATAGGCAAAGGCCCCTGCGCCTGCGAAAAAGGAGGTCGGACTTGATCACCACTTGGCTGCTGTCTGGTCTTGGGCTGTTGATCCTGCTGCTTGCAGGCGATGCGCTTGTGCGCGGTGCTGTAAACCTGAGCCTGCGTCTGGGTGTTCCGGCGTTGATCGTCAGCCTTACGATTGTGGCCTTCGGCACGTCTGCGCCCGAGTTGCTGATCGCCATCAGCGCATTGAAAGAGAACGCGCCCGGTATTGCGCTGGGCAACGTTGTCGGATCGAACACGGCCAACATCCTGTTGGTTCTTGGATTGCCCGCATTGCTGGCAACGCTTCACACCAGTGAATGTGACAGCCGCCGGAACTATGTCTTCATGCTGATGGCGACGGTTCTGTTCATTGGTTTGGCATTCTTGGGAACGTTCACGTTCTTCAGCGGCCTGATCTTGCTGGCGGCGTTGGGTCTTGTTCTTCTGAACGCCTTCCGCGAGGCAAAGGCCCATCGCAAAGCCTGCGGTGAAGCCTGTGTGGACGAAGAGCTTGAGGGGCTGGAAGAAGCTGATCCTGACATGCCTTATTGGAAGGTGTCGGTGTATCTGATCCTCGGGCTGATTGGTCTGCCAATGGGTGCGCATCTTTTGGTAGATAACGCAACGATCATCGCGCGGACCTACGGGGTCAGTGAGACGGTCATTGGTTTGACGTTGATCGCAGTTGGAACGTCTTTGCCCGAATTGGCGACAACAGTTATGGCCGCTTTGCGCAGACAGGCCGACGTTGCGCTGGGTAACGTGATCGGTTCGAACATGTTCAACCTTTTGGCCATCATCGGGATCGCAACCTGGTTTGGTCGTATCCCGGTTGATCCCGAGTTCCTGCAATTCGATCTTTGGGTCATGCTGGGCGCATCGCTGCTGCTGATACCGTTTGTATTCCTCAAACGCGACATCTCGCGCGTCTGGGGGTTGGTGTTGACTTTCCTTTATGTGCTTTATGTCATCGTACTGCTGGTGTGATCTGACCAAACGAGGTGAAGCATGACCCGAGCCCTAGTCACCGGCGCCGGTATTCGTCTGGGCCGGGCCATGGCACTGTATCTGGCAGATCGAGGTTTCGATGTGGCCGTGCATTACGCCTCATCCGAAGGTCCGGCGCAGGAGACGGCGGCAGAGGTACAGGCCCTGGGCCGAAAATCCGTGACCCTGAAGGCCGATCTGCTGGACGAAGCTCAGGTCCAGGCGCTGCTGCCCAAAGCGGCCGAGGCGCTGGGCGGGCCGATCACGTGTCTGGTGAACAACGCTTCGATCTTCGAATACGACAACATCCACACGGCAACCCGGCAAAGCTGGGATCGACATCTCGACAGCAACCTGCGCGCGCCCTTTGTGCTGACGCAGGCCATGGCAGGTCAGGGGCTGAGTGCTGGAACAGATGAAAATGGCGAACCGCTTGCAACCGGCCTTATCGTCAACATGGTGGACATGCGCGTGCGCAAACTGACGCCCGAGTTCATGTCATACACCATCGCAAAAATGGGTTTGTGGGCACTGACCCGAACGGCGGCGCAGGCGTTGTCTCCGACGATCCGTGTCAATGCGATCGGGCCCGGCCCAACGATGCAAGGCCACCGCCAAAGCGAAGAGCATTTCCAGACACAGCGTTCAAATACCGTTTTGGAGCGGGGATCCAACCCGTCTGACATAACCGCTGCGCTTGGGTACTTTCTGGATGCACACGCGGTCACCGGACAGCTTTTATGTGTGGACGGCGGTCAGCATCTGGGTTGGAAAACTCCGGATGTTCTGGGTGTAGAATAAGTAATTCTGCTGCAAGTTTTGCACCGCTCGCAATTGTGTTACACGCGCGTTACAAAAATGTCTTTTTTTTCATACACTTGCTAAGTATACAAAAAAATAACATTTAAAAACAAGTACTTGATAAGTTGCCTATTTTTTGTGCAAGTAAAGGAAAAGGCAAGGAAACAAGGGGATTTCCGATCTTCCGGAATTTTATCTTCACACTTATCCACAGAAACCGTGGATTTGTTTTCTCTTGATCTGAAAGGCGTGAGATTGCAGCCATTGCCAGAGAATCATATCTCAGGATCATGACCACCGACAGCGAATCATCCCCCACCGGCTATGCCTGCATTCAGCGCTATGTAAAAACGCTGGACAGTTCTCCGGGCGTTTACCGCATGCTCGATGCAGACAGCCGGGTTCTGTATGTCGGCAAAGCCCGAAATCTCAGGGCACGGGTGTCGAATTACACACGGCCGGGTCATTCGGGGCGGATCGAAAAGATGATCGCCGCGACGGCCTCGATGATGTTCCTGACCACGCGAACCGAGACCGAGGCCCTGCTGCTGGAGCAGAACCTGATCAAGCAGCTCAAGCCGAAATACAATGTATTGTTGCGGGATGACAAAAGCTTTCCGAACATACTGGTCGCCAAGGATCATGACTTTCCGCAGATCAAGAAACACCGAGGGGCGAAGAAGGAAAAAGGTGCCTATTTCGGCCCCTTCGCCAGTGCCGGTGCGGTGAACCGGACGCTGAACCAGTTGCAAAAAGCGTTCCTGCTGCGCAACTGCTCGGATTCGATGTTCGACAGCCGAACGCGGCCATGCCTTCTATATCAGATCAAGCGGTGTTCCGGGCCGTGTGTCGGCCTGATCTCAGAGCAGGATTACCGTGAAAGCGTGAAGGACGCCGAACGCTTCCTGTCGGGCCGCTCGACAAAGGTGCAAGAGGAATTGGCCGAGCAGATGATGGCCGCATCTGAGGCGATGGAGTTCGAACGCGCCGCCGGTCTGCGTGACCGCATCCGGGCTCTGACGCAGGTGCAGACCTCTCAGGGTATCAACCCGCGCGGTGTGGCCGAGGCGGACGTGATCGGCCTGTATATGGACAGCGGTCAGGCCTGCGTGCAGGTGTTTTTTATCCGTGCGAACCAGAACTGGGGCAACAAGGATTTCTATCCCCGCGTCGGCCCGGATGTTTCACCTGCCGAGGTGATGGAGGCCTTTCTGGGCCAGTTCTACGACAACAAGGAACCGCCGCGGCAGCTGATCCTGTCGGATGGGATCGAAAACGTGGATCTGATGCAGGACGCGCTGACTGAAAAAGCCGGGCGCAAGGTTGAAATCCTTGTGCCGCAGCGTGGCGAAAAACAGGAACTTGTTGCCGGTGCCTTGCGCAACGCGCGCGAGGCTCTGGCCCGCCGCATGTCGGAAAGTGCCACGCAGGCCAAGTTGCTGCGCGGGCTGGCCGAGGCGTTCGATCTGGATGGCCCACCGGGACGGATCGAAGTCTATGACAACTCTCATATTCAGGGCACCAATGCTGTCGGCGGCATGATCGTGGCCGGCCCCGAGGGGTTCATGAAGAACGCTTACCGCAAGTTCAACATTCGCGGTGATGACCTGACACCGGGTGACGATTTCGGCATGATGAAAGAGGTGCTGAACCGCCGCTTCACCAGACTTCAAAAGGAAGACCCGGACCGCGACAAAGGGTTGTGGCCCGATCTGTTGCTGATTGATGGCGGCGCCGGGCAGGTTAGCGCGGTGCATCAGATCATGGTCGAACATGGGGTCGAAGACATTCCCATGGTCGGCGTCGCCAAGGGGGTCGACCGCGACCACGGCAAGGAAGAGTTTCACCGGATCGGCCAGCGCCCCTTTGCGCTGAAACGCAACGACCCTGTGTTGTATTTCATTCAACGCCTCAGGGACGAAGCGCACCGGTTCGCCATCGGCACCCATCGTGCGAAACGCGCCAAGGCCGTGGGTGCAACGCCGTTGGATGAAGTCCCAGGGGTAGGGGCTGCGCGCAAGCGTGCTCTGTTGACCCATTTCGGCAGCGCCAAAGCCGTCAGCCGGGCCAATCTGACCGATCTGAAAGCGGTCGAAGGGATTTCGGCCGGGTTGGCGCAGAAGGTTTACGATTTCTTCCACGACAAGGGCTAGGCCTGCCGGCCCCGCCACAGGATATATAGGCCCGACGCGACGATCAGCGCGCTGCCGATCCACATGTTGGGATCCAGCCTCTCACCAAACATGGCTACGCCAAGCCCAATGCCGAACAACAGCCGGGTGTATCTGAACGGGGTCACGGCGGACACTTCGCCGGTGCGCATCGCCTTCATCAGCGACGCATACGCTATTACGCCCATCAGCACCGCACCGATCAGATGCAGGCTCGTGTGAAGGCCAACCGGTGCAATCGGC
It encodes the following:
- a CDS encoding aspartate aminotransferase family protein, with product MLKIQTQSEWIARAKEVLPAGGFGNFDPGIIIARGEGCHVWDEDGKEYIDYLIGSGPMLLGHGHPEVMEAVLEQLPKGMTFFANNSKGIELAEAIIEAVPCCEQVRFVASGGEADMYALRLARAYTGRDKILKFEGGYHGMSAEAQMSLAPSRRVNFPQAVPDSAGIPQSVAEQMLIAPFNDLDAVAALLDEHDDVAAIMVEPLQRIIQPEPGFLQGLRTLCDKFGVLLIFDEIVTGFRLAYGGAQERYGVTPDICTLGKITGGGFPLAALGASTEIMKHFDKSKVGEQGWLMQLGTLSGNPIASAAGLKTMEVLRRDGTYEHLRSIGRQLQQMQSDALNEAGIAHRICGDETLFDIYFTKAECRDYRSANHDDPQRNATYNATLRAHGVFKAPGKLYPSLAVTEADLEQTREAVRHAVDAIS
- the hemC gene encoding hydroxymethylbilane synthase is translated as MTLTLPTPASPLRIGTRGSPLALAQAYETRERLSDAFDLPQDAFEIVVIKTTGDNRAMIDADRPLKEIGNKGLFTKEIEEAMLRAEIDIAVHSTKDMPVEQPEGLVLDTFLPREDVRDAFISPRLGSIHDLPEGAVVGTSSLRRRAQLLNRRPDLKVVEFRGNVQTRLKKLEDGVADCTFLAMAGIRRLGMDEVPASAISPDDMLPAIAQGTIGIERRSDDMRAAEMLDAIHHTETGWRLAAERTLLAALDGSCETPIAGLAELDGDTLRLRGEVLRPDGTETASRDMTGPVEDGPEMARAMAAELLEQAGPDLFDWKNSK
- the hemE gene encoding uroporphyrinogen decarboxylase; protein product: MAETKKLLRALAGEVQDVPPIWMMRQAGRYLPEYRATRAQAGDFLSLCYNPELAAEVTLQPIRRYGFDAAILFADILLVPQALGADLWFVTGEGPRLSTITQQAEFDALKPVDAIHETLSPVYETVRILSRELPSETTLIGFAGAPWTVATYMIAGRGTPDQGPAHALREGDTALFEALLDRITAATIEYLSAQIDAGAEVVKIFDSWAGSLKGEAFRKYAVEPCRVITQAIKERHPGIPVIGFPREAGDGYIGFARSTGVDCVALDNSVSPEWAAENVQIDGCVQGNLASSHMVTGGQALVDETRRIVEAFSKGPHIFNLGHGITPDADPDNVQLMIDTVRGG
- a CDS encoding CaiB/BaiF CoA-transferase family protein, which encodes MLNGIRIVEIEGLGPGPFAAMQLADLGADVITIHRKGQAVTPGMPDRSLLDRGKRSIALDLKDPEDLATARRLIDTADALIEGFRPGVMEKLGLGPDLCLTRNPKLIYGRMTGWGQDGPLADTAGHDLNYIALSGALWYASLPDQPPQTPATLVGDIGGGAMYLVTGILAGLINAQRTGKGTVVDAAIYDGSAHMMNLLMTMRQTGNLSETRGQSLLDGPHWSRTYTCADGGFVSVQCLEPKFYARFLEILGLSRDRAFQQQYTRKLWPDLTQRLAEIFSSRPRDHWAKLFDGSDACVAPVLSPDEATAHPMNAARRSWRQTDGTLQAAAAPRFSTHQWQPKPSPARGQHTAEILNELQAPEST
- a CDS encoding ABC transporter ATP-binding protein, encoding MTTILSIKNLRKSYADGFEALKGVSLDIEEGEILALLGPNGAGKTTLISTICGITTPTSGVVTVGGHDTQSDYRAARRMIGLVPQEIALEPFEKVWNTVRLSRGLFGLGKDSARIEEILRKLSLWDKRNNAIKELSGGMKRRVLIAKALAHEPRVLFLDEPTAGVDVELRKDMWELVAELKRDGVTIILTTHYIEEAEAIADRVGVIDKGELLLVQDKDTLMSQMGKKQIEVMLTEPIDRIPDSLVSHNLALNGAGDCLIYTYDTHADRTGITTLLNDVSEAGLVLRDVQTRQSSLEEIFVNLVSGEAA
- a CDS encoding ABC transporter permease, whose amino-acid sequence is MNWTAIAAIYRFEMARFFRTLAQSFLSPVLSTSLYFVVFGTAIGSRIQEVEGVSYGAFIVPGLIMLSVVMLSISNASFGIYFPKFLGTIYELLSAPVNFIEIVIGYVGAAATKALFVGLVILVTATFFVDIRIEHPFAMAAFLILSCLSFSLLGFIIGIWASNFEQMSLVPQLVVTPLIFLGGTFYSISMLPPLWQTITLFNPVVYLISGFRWSFYGLADVPIVFSLLAIVAFTALCLAVIGWIFKTGWRIRS
- a CDS encoding S49 family peptidase, whose product is MKLSLPFVKKHPCVAVVRLSGSIGMAGRGSLNDTTLAPVLDKAFRKGKPAAVALEINSPGGSPVQSSLIGARIRRLSEELDVPVIGFVEDVAASGGYWLAAAADEIWADDSSVLGSIGVISAGFGAHVFLARQGFERRVHTAGQSKSMLDPFAPEKKEDVARLQGLLGDIHENFIAHVKARRGDKLDHSADLFTGEVWLARRAHELGLIDGIAHLKPKMQERFGDKVKFRRYGLRKPIWSRFGANLAKDAIAGLEERAAYARFGL
- a CDS encoding calcium/sodium antiporter, yielding MTTWLLSGLGLLILLLAGDALVRGAVNLSLRLGVPALIVSLTIVAFGTSAPELLIAISALKENAPGIALGNVVGSNTANILLVLGLPALLATLHTSECDSRRNYVFMLMATVLFIGLAFLGTFTFFSGLILLAALGLVLLNAFREAKAHRKACGEACVDEELEGLEEADPDMPYWKVSVYLILGLIGLPMGAHLLVDNATIIARTYGVSETVIGLTLIAVGTSLPELATTVMAALRRQADVALGNVIGSNMFNLLAIIGIATWFGRIPVDPEFLQFDLWVMLGASLLLIPFVFLKRDISRVWGLVLTFLYVLYVIVLLV
- a CDS encoding SDR family oxidoreductase codes for the protein MTRALVTGAGIRLGRAMALYLADRGFDVAVHYASSEGPAQETAAEVQALGRKSVTLKADLLDEAQVQALLPKAAEALGGPITCLVNNASIFEYDNIHTATRQSWDRHLDSNLRAPFVLTQAMAGQGLSAGTDENGEPLATGLIVNMVDMRVRKLTPEFMSYTIAKMGLWALTRTAAQALSPTIRVNAIGPGPTMQGHRQSEEHFQTQRSNTVLERGSNPSDITAALGYFLDAHAVTGQLLCVDGGQHLGWKTPDVLGVE
- the uvrC gene encoding excinuclease ABC subunit UvrC; translation: MTTDSESSPTGYACIQRYVKTLDSSPGVYRMLDADSRVLYVGKARNLRARVSNYTRPGHSGRIEKMIAATASMMFLTTRTETEALLLEQNLIKQLKPKYNVLLRDDKSFPNILVAKDHDFPQIKKHRGAKKEKGAYFGPFASAGAVNRTLNQLQKAFLLRNCSDSMFDSRTRPCLLYQIKRCSGPCVGLISEQDYRESVKDAERFLSGRSTKVQEELAEQMMAASEAMEFERAAGLRDRIRALTQVQTSQGINPRGVAEADVIGLYMDSGQACVQVFFIRANQNWGNKDFYPRVGPDVSPAEVMEAFLGQFYDNKEPPRQLILSDGIENVDLMQDALTEKAGRKVEILVPQRGEKQELVAGALRNAREALARRMSESATQAKLLRGLAEAFDLDGPPGRIEVYDNSHIQGTNAVGGMIVAGPEGFMKNAYRKFNIRGDDLTPGDDFGMMKEVLNRRFTRLQKEDPDRDKGLWPDLLLIDGGAGQVSAVHQIMVEHGVEDIPMVGVAKGVDRDHGKEEFHRIGQRPFALKRNDPVLYFIQRLRDEAHRFAIGTHRAKRAKAVGATPLDEVPGVGAARKRALLTHFGSAKAVSRANLTDLKAVEGISAGLAQKVYDFFHDKG